From the genome of Setaria viridis chromosome 1, Setaria_viridis_v4.0, whole genome shotgun sequence:
TAGCCCGTGCAGCGCCGCAGCCTTTCTTCCACCTCTTCCCGCTGCCAGTCAGCAACGGCGGCCCACGGGCCATGGTTATCGATTTCTCGAGTACGCTACTCTTTTATCGTCACTGCTCGGTGATGGCGCTACAGTACCCCCAGACAGTACTGGCCGTACTGGAGTACCCGCTGCTAGCTGCAGCCTGCTGCCACTGATCTGAACCGCAGCTACTATAATGCCACGTGGTACGGACATGTAAGGACTCTGCCTGCCAGCTTTCGCCATGCATCTATACACATACACGCGCAGCGGCGCAGGCTGAGAAGGCTGTTGGGCTGTGTAGATCAGGATTAAGGAGTACTGGACTGTCGTACACATGAACATCTGCACGGACTCAGGGGATCAAGGGTTCAGGGATTCAGGACGCATCAATGCAGGGACCTTGGCCAAGGCTGGTGGGGGAGAAAATGTGACCTTGCACTAGAAGTAGTGAAGGAGGTAATGCCAGGCCGCATATGGTCACGAGAACTTCTAAACTTTTACGTATACTACTAATGTTTCTGACAAAGATGATATGGCAGTGTGATGAATTGCTCACGAGTCACGAGCTTGCTGGGGCCCGGAATGGCCAAGGAAAAAGCCATTGGctaatggggtgtttgggaacaccatgctaaactttagcagctgttacatcggatgtttgaatactaattaagagttctaattacaaaattaattgcacatatggagtctaattcgcgagacgaagtccataatttgacaatgtggtgctacagtaaccatttgctaatgatggattaattagctttaatagattcgtctcacgaattagactccatctgtgcaattagttttgtaattacctCCTATTTAGTctttttaattagcatccgaacatccaatgtgaccctgctaaagtttagcacttcgtATCCAAACCTCCCTAAGAGCTGGTTGTAAGTATCTTTGCAGCCTACCTCTCAGCTCACCCATATACTAGTAAGCTCTTCAATAGTAATACAAGGTCCACTTGTCCCCCTCACAAAATTTCTTAATTCTTATGTCTAAGCGGGCTGTAAGTTACAGCCTGctgctcctctctctccttttctcttTCACCTCAGCATTCAGCCTAGCCTGCTATTATACATGCTCTAATCTACACTGGTCGTCACTCGAAAGCCTTCAAGTTCTACCACGCAGCTCATTACTATACCATCTGCATTCTGGCTCTCGATTTGCGCATCATCAACTCGGGAAGATGCAGGCGCCCAGCCTCCAGCAATGTTAGCTAGCTTGAACGATCGCATGCTGGGCGCCTGGGCTGCAACTGCATGTTTTAAACAAGGCAAGGTCGCAAGGACGAGATCCGGGTTCAGCAGCAGCGGCCAGACATCCCCGTCAGGTACCAGTGCTATATACTTGGCGAGTTGGCGTGCGTTGGCCAGATCCACTGATAGTTTAAAATAGTAATATTACAATTCAATACAGGACAGGATATTAGATAGCCCGAGAAAATCGTATCTTCCTTTGCTTGTAATTTATTTGTTTTCACCATTTATGGATGTTACGTCATATCCCTTGTTTGTTAGTTTCACTGTGTCTGTTCACCAGCAAAGAATGCAAGACAAGGACTACAGATTTGAGCAGGGAGAAACCAAGATGCCAACAGCGCAATATGGAGGCAAGATTAAAACTGAACACTGCCTTATATCATCTTTTCTGTAACATCCACAGAATTGTCAATCGAATCATACATTTTCAATTCTATACAGAAGCACCACGAGAAGAACACTAATAAACCCTATAAACACAAAGTGTAAATTTGCTACCTTTTCTTTCTGCGAAAAATGAAGAGACTCCATAGCTGACAGAAACCTCGCCTCATGCACCTACATAATGAACTCTATTGCCTTCAGCAAGCTAGACCCAAACCTTGTCATGTTGAGCACGATGTCCTGTGCGGACATATAGAACTCCCCAACCTTCTCCCATCCACTTTTCCTGATGGCTTCTGGATCTTTGATTACCGTATGGTTCCAACCATACTTCTCCAGTAACGTGCTCTCATCCGGACTGATGCTGTACTGCACGTGTCTCAGGCCCATGTCCCTTGCAGGTGCGCCGTATAATCCATCAGCCATGAACTCAATGCCATATGGTACAATGTGCACCAACACTGCACCTGACCGCAGGAACATCATGTTAGTCAAGCCCGCACCGTGAACACCCATGATTGCATCACAAGAGTCGACCAGGCGCACGAATTCATCAAGATTGGAGTCAATCCTCGGGTCTGCCTTGACCACCTCGAAACCAAACCAATCAAGTCCTTGTAAAACATCAGGGGCATTCATGAACCTCCGTGTCTTGCCCCGATCGATGAGCATTATCCGGGGCTTCCTCTCAGGGTCATCTTTGTCAGCCCTGTATGGTATATCCACTTCGGGTGCAGGCAATCCATAGGATTCACGGACAAACAAGTGGAAATCCACCATCGTGTAGTTCTGTGGCGTAGAGTTCGGATCAATACCAAGATCCCGGTGGCTCCTAAGTCCAACAATGACATGTGGATAGCACCTGACCTGGTTGTCTGCATCAAAATCAATAATGTGGTGCTTCGTGAGGCGGTGAAAGATTGCTGCATACTTTTTGATGAACCAGGGCTTATTGTTGGTGATAAGTAGTTGAACATCTCGGTCAAACTGGTGGGCAGTAAGAAACAGAGGGAGAAGAACATCACTGACATCATGCCAGATATTCCCTGTAAACCCACCCAATGCAAAGACAATGGCCGGTATGGCATGCCTGGATGTGCAACTTGGCTCCAGTTGGGAAGCGTTCAGGGATTTGACAGTCACCTTCTTGATCCATGGAAGGCTTTTCCGGGACTGTGCCGGAATGCTCCACTCTTCGCCATTGGAAGTGCGGGACTGTGGGACATAAATTACAGTAGAGGAGTGGCCGATGGTGCGAGCATCACCACAAAGCTCACAGATGTCATAGCGCTGGTTGGAGAGATCACAGATGGTTGTTCCAGTTCCAGGTGTGCATCTCGAGTACTGAACTAAACCTGTTAGTAAATAATATGAAATCACCAGTTCTAAATGTTAGTACTTGTCATTGGGAAATAGTTGtgaatttttttgtttggtcaTTTGATAAACAATTACAATTGTAATTGCAAGTAAAGAAAGTATTTGGCTGCTACAGATCTAATGCATAAACAGATTTAATGGTCATCAAATCACATCAACAGGGAAACATCTGATGATGCATAATTTGATTTCATTGTGCAATATCATACAAGACTAGAAATGTCTCAAAAGCATCGTGTAGTACTACTGTAAAACACAACCAAATCAAACCAAAATGTGCAGCTGACTTGATTGGATGAAAACCTCCAGTACAAAATACATTTCAACTTTTAGATTGTGTGCAATGGAACTTCTAAAACCTGACTAGTATTACAAGTCAAAATGCATGATGTCATATGAGAATAATATCAATAAGCTCAACCTCGAAAGTACTTCTATATGACTatgattttattttatatatattaagATACAGAaatggggaaaaaaaggaaggaagggaCTGCGTCCATGTCCTAAACTATAAGCAAATAAAACTGGAGTTGGTACTATAGTATAAAATAAGATTTTACTCCAAAATAACTCAAAAATGCaagggagtaaaatggactttttccctCTATATGACACACCAAACACTGGCATTGATCTGATCCCCACACCATAAATTATTTATAGATGTTTCATTGGACAGCTTTGAAGTGGAAGGGTGTAAGTTTGTGAAGCCACATGCATTGTTTCATTAAAAGAAATCAAATTTCATGTAAAAGGCATGTTTCAATGGCATACTTTTCAAAGTATAAATAGATTAGGAAATATTGAGTATGCTACTGTTTATAGAAGTAGATCTAATCCAAGGAACCAGCAAGGTGCTAGTGGGATACTACTAGATGTACATATGTATGTTTGTTTCTTTCAATGAAGTACCATACCATTGTTTGATAACAATAAATGTTCCTATTTTTCAGCACTCTTGGATCTCTGTTGTCCTGTGAGCCATGATAGGTGAAGAATGTGCTACACTTAGAATAAAAACAAAAGGTAAACACAATTTATGTTTTGCTGTGACAATTTCACAAAACAACCTCATAAAAAGTACATTTGGTTGCCAATCGAACTTTTTTTTCAATTCATTAGTGACAGGTTAACTCTAAGGCTTCTGCTGTAGGCTGAAGTTTTGAGACGGCAAACTTTATATGAAGGATCTAAAGCAAACATAAATAAATGCAGCCATCATATTTAATCCTTAAGTAACTAAACTGTCACCCTCAGATAAACAAGCTGACTGGTTATATCTAAAGTGTGCTCCTATAGGTAGATAAAAAGAAAATTGTTGCAATCTTGTCCTCCGATTTTTTATACTAATGTATCCATAACCATGAAACGTGTTTAGTTTCACAGCTATTTTCCCTGAACAACTTTTGGCAGTGTGCAGGACAAGTTCCATTACGTAGACCACCAGTACAAATTATCAGCTGCTAAATGTAAGGAGTGTCTACAACAAATGCTAATTCCCCTGTGGTTCATCTAAAGCATATCAAGCAATTATCTTTATCTTTAATCCAGTCCAAGGAAGAGTTTGACCCCCTTTAAAAGCCCTTTTTTTACTATCTCTTGGTGCTGGATAACGCAGGTAAGTTGGAACACTCTATGTTGTACTAGTTCTGGACTTATGGTACAGGCATCTACCCAGCAGTGTATTCACAAGCATAGAAACAAACAGGGCAATTAGAGATTTATCTGCACAGTATTTGACAGGTTCTAGATGTGAGtccaaacaacaacaaaaaaaaaagtatagacAGTGTGACCTGCATTAGTAGCATCTCCAAACTAATTCACAATGAGATCAGGGATGCATaccggatcctcctgtgcttcTTTCTCCTTGTGCCGGCACTGCCTTTGCTGTCCCTCCTTCGCCCACTGTAGGTACATTTCACCAACTCACGAGATTCAGAACTTCAAATTAGCTAATTCCCTCAGGCTGTGACATGAAGCAGTGAAGTAACAATGCCACACCAGAATTTCCAGCATCGAGTTCTTGATCAGATGTCGCCGTTGCAAGATCCTCCTTGTTGGGAGATTTCCCGGTCTCTGCACATTGCAAACCAAATTATCAAATCCGACCAATCCGGTCTAGATTCCAAAACCCGAAGTCCACCAGCTAAAAAGGAACTGAAAAATAAAACCCCTTCCTGCTTCGAGAAGCCCAATCCTTCCAAACCCGAAGTCCACCAGCTAAAAAGGAACAAGAAAAAACCTTTGAAGCCACATAAATTCGATCTTTTTTCTTGACTTACCTGCAGGTTCCGACGCATCGCGCACTGGCCGGAGGGCGTTAAACTGCGAGGAGGCTACGAGTCCCAATAAACATCTAGTAAGAACGCACATACACATTCGGTGATAGGGGAAGAAGAAATCAACAGAAGAAAGATGCACTAGCTGTCGTTTAGCTCAGAACCCATGGAAAGCTCACCGTTTGGATCCTGCGCGAACAGGTCGGAGAAGACGAAGACAGCGAGGACGGCCGCGACGAGGGCGGCAGCGAACAGCGCGCCGAACCGGCGACGGCAGATGCGCTGCTTCACCATGCTCCTGGCCGCCTTGGGCGACCCCATGCCGCCGCTGTTTTACCTTCCTCGCCTGTCGCCTCCTCGCTATGCTAGTCAACTTCTCGAGCTCTGTTCAGTGTATGATTTTGGTATTTTCTTCGAGGCTGTGGGAACAAGATCCTCTGCAGTGGGATTTGACCGTCCGAACGGAAACCAGCGCTCCAGATCGGCTGCTTCAGTACTATCACTACAGCATTTTTTAGGTGAcaatccctttttttttccaaattccAAGCCCAAATTTTATAGCATAATCGAACCATTTTTCATTCTTTATCGATGACTCACCACATTGAAACCAAGGTTTTATCGACTGCCTTTTTACTGtcagacgacgaggaggaggatgacctCATAACTACTTCATTATTAAAAAGAGATTTGTTACAATACTTTTAAAGTAGCAGTGGTAATTGCAGGTACtttcttaaaaaataaatagatttacacataatttaAAGGACATCATAGtaattttttataaattttatacTTGGTTCCATCAAATTGGTACTTCTTAGTACTTTTCTTTAGGTCCTTCATATTACTTTCTTTGTTTCTACCGTTTGATTTCGTCGGATGGAGCTCTCTAAAATCTCTCTAAAAAAAGATgacaccctcctcctcctctgctagTAAGAATTGCGCATAGACTATCAAGTTTTCTTTTACTGCTCGTTACTGACAAATTTTACCTTTATCATCTTTTTTAATAAAATTGCAGACGGGCTTTTGTCCgcgttaaaaaaaatcaaataattTATTAAGGGTATCTTAAAACTGTCTGTCATCATCAATATATGGCCATCTCACTGGCGGTCTCCAATAAAAGCTTGAAAAACTGTTGGCTATGCAACGTTTGATGAATTGCAATAAAACTCTCTTTTGCGTGTGCAAGGCGTTGTGATCAATTATTGATTTGAATCAGGTCGCGGCCGTAGAAGGATGCCTCCCGACCTAGCCGCCcgctccccaccgccgccgccgccgcaccgccatcaacgccggccgccgcttcccctaCTCGCGGCCCCTCCCCCCATGTCTCGCTCGCCAACCACCCACACCACCCACAGCCAGCTCACACCCCCCACCTGGGAGCATTTCTTCAACAATTGCTCCCCATCGGCGAACCACCTCCGTACCCAGCTCGGATCGCCGGATCTGCAGCCTCTGacgccggatccggtggcccggGCTGCGGATCTACCGCCTGCGACGTCCCCTCCTCTACCCGTCTCCGCGAATCGAGGAAGGAGCTATGCCGAAGTTGTCCGCCTGGGCGCCCTCTCTGCTCCCTTCCGGGCGGCCCCCCTTTCAACCCGACGGTCCGTGGCGCCCTCTAAGCACCGCGTACAGGGCCTTTACTCCGGTGCCTCCGCTCAGCCGCGTCGCATTTACGGCGCTGAGGCGCCAAGACCGTGCCGCAGCGGCGCCTGCCAGCAGGCCCTCTCCCCTCCGCCTATCGCCTCGCCGACTGAGGGGTGGATTCTAGCTATGAAGCGCAGGCGACACCCCGCTCTCCGCACGCCGCCCGACGTGGCTCGACGTGATGGGGGACATGACCGGCCACGCGGCGGACATTCAAGACAAACATCTACCACAGCTCTGCTTTCCTTCCAACGCGTTACCGCCGGGCGCTGCGTCAATTGCCTGGCCAAAGATCACCGGGCGGCTGCGTGCAGAGACCCGGTCCGCTGCTTTAGGTGCCGCCGCTCGGGGCACCGGGAGAAGCTCTGCCGCGAGCCGCGCCCTCCACTCCGACGACAGCACCACCAAGCACAACCGCTTGCAGCCGCTGCTCCCTGCCCACAACCTCCCCTTCGCCGCAAGCCGCCAGCTCCCGCTTACACCTCCTCACGACATCATCCCAAATCTCCTCCAGtccctttgccaccaccgccaccaccgccaccttcaTCGTCACCTCGCCCAATGGCCATCGGCGACCCCAACACCCGCCCTAACGAGGAGACAATTATCGTGCCCAACTCCTTCGACCTGGAGCGCGATGCCAGGGAGTGGGAAGGCACGGCTCTGGTCCCCTGGGCCATTCACATGCCGCGCGGGGCTGGAGCCAGGGACATCGAAGATCTGCTCAGGGAACAGCTTCGACTCCAGCAGGGCGACATCATCGTCGCCGTCCACCAACCGGAGCCCTTCCTCATCCGCTTCGCCACCACCGAGCAGTGTGCCACCGCTCGCACCCGCGGGCGCTTTCAGGGGCACGGCATCGACATTTGTCTCCGGTCGTGGCGTAGCCTAAGCCATGCGCTCGGCTTGCGCATCTTCTTCCACGTACGGCTCTACCTTGACGGCATCCCCATCCATGCTTGCACACCGGACATCGTCGAGAGGATCATCGGCACGCACTGCGCCCTCCAGTACATCAACACCAACCTCGTCCAACAGACCGACACCAGGCATGTCGATCTCTGGGCTTGGACGGCAAATCCAAGTGCAATCCCCAAGCGTGTCTGGCTGCTCTTCACCCATCGACCTGCTGATAAGTCCTCCACGGTGACCATCACAACATCGTTGCCGGACCGTTGGCAGCAGGGCGTACGCTACGAGGTCTTCTTGCACCTTGGCGTACTGGAGGACTAcacggcggcggcacgcgaCCTCGACGGCGCCATCAACAACCCATCCGCCTTCACTCCAACACGTCGGGGATACGCTTGGCGCTATGGCCTCCCGGATGGCGCCCCCTCTGACGCGCGCTCAAAGTTCCCCGCCAAGCTACCACGGCCGCCACGGGATACGGAGCAGCGCGTCGAGGAGGACCGTGGTCATAGCCGTGGCACCTGGGACCACGGGCGTGATGAACAGGACAAGAACAACGGGCGCAACGACGTCTCCCGCCGCAACCGCGACAGTAGGAGGGGCGGCAGTGGCTCATGCCGCAACTCTTTCCACTGGCCACGTCGGCCGGATGatgacgacaacgacgacggcTACGACCATCCGGGACGAGGGCGCGACCGAAGCAGCAAGCTCCACGACAGCCGCAGGCGTGACGTCGTGCGCCGCGACCGCACGAGGTCACCACGAAGATGGGATGCTGAGTTCAGGGGGGGGACAGGAACGGGCTGCTGAAGCTTCACTCCCTGTCGCCCCTACGCCGACCCAAGCACCATGCAAGGCAAGCTTCGCCGCCTTCGCTCCCGCCTTGCCGCGCTTCAACGACCTCAAGGCCATGGTAAGTGCGCAGGTCAAGGCCCTCTTCAACGCTCAAGCCATGGCGATCCAGCATACCTTCCAGGCAATGGCCAACTCCCAGGTGCGTTCAATTGCTATGTTAAGCCCGGCTTCATCTATG
Proteins encoded in this window:
- the LOC117854670 gene encoding beta-1,2-xylosyltransferase XYXT1 gives rise to the protein MGSPKAARSMVKQRICRRRFGALFAAALVAAVLAVFVFSDLFAQDPNASSQFNALRPVRDASEPAETGKSPNKEDLATATSDQELDAGNSVGEGGTAKAVPAQGERSTGGSGLVQYSRCTPGTGTTICDLSNQRYDICELCGDARTIGHSSTVIYVPQSRTSNGEEWSIPAQSRKSLPWIKKVTVKSLNASQLEPSCTSRHAIPAIVFALGGFTGNIWHDVSDVLLPLFLTAHQFDRDVQLLITNNKPWFIKKYAAIFHRLTKHHIIDFDADNQVRCYPHVIVGLRSHRDLGIDPNSTPQNYTMVDFHLFVRESYGLPAPEVDIPYRADKDDPERKPRIMLIDRGKTRRFMNAPDVLQGLDWFGFEVVKADPRIDSNLDEFVRLVDSCDAIMGVHGAGLTNMMFLRSGAVLVHIVPYGIEFMADGLYGAPARDMGLRHVQYSISPDESTLLEKYGWNHTVIKDPEAIRKSGWEKVGEFYMSAQDIVLNMTRFGSSLLKAIEFIM